From Halorientalis litorea:
CCACGGCCCGGGACAGGTCACGGACAACCGTGCCCCTTGCAACGGAGGCCCGTAGCCGAGCGAACCAGCTGGTTGACCGGTTCTCCTCGCAACCGCTGGACGCTATCTTCTTTAGGATGCGTTCCTACACTATCGGTGTGTCCGGAAACGAACGCATCGAGAACAATTCCGGAGTTCGGGGCTGGTTCAAGCGCCACGACATCCACCCGTGGGTGTTTCTCGCGCACGCCATCGCCGCAGTCGGCGCGTTCGGTCTCGGCACGGTCGGTCTGCTCGAGGGTGCCGGGGTGGGGGCGGTTCCCGTCCTCGGTGTCGGAGTACTGATACTCATCCTCGGTCGGTCCGCCGCCCGGATCGCGGCCCGCCGATAATCGCACCGATACTACTGACCGACGCACGATTGAACGACAACACATGATAGGCATTCCGTCCGAAGACTGGCTACCACTGGTTGCCGCCTCGCTCGTGCTGGTCGCTGGCAACACTGTGAGCTACCTGAACGAGTGGGTGGTGTATCTGAGTATCTTGTTCGTGCCGTTCGCGATCCTCGCCTTCTGTGGCACTAGGTACGTGCTTCATGGCAACCCGTTTCCGGAAGCCTTGCAGGATTCATAACAGTATGTCCTACCGAACGCGTGCAGTGGTGACAGTCGCAGATGCTGAGCGGCCGGTCGGACTCGCACCCGACGTTTCGTCGTCGATCGGGGCCAGTGCCGGTGACGCAGTCCGCGTGCTCGATGGCACCGGCGGTTCGACGGTACGGCGGGCCGAGATAGAGCCCTCTCTCGAGCCGGGCACGGCCCGTTTGGGCGTCGGTCTCGCAGACCAACTGGAAGCCGGAAGCGGCAACGTAGTGCTCATAGAGTCTGCCACTCCGGTTGCTGCAAGGGCGGTCGAACTGGCACCGGTCCCGGCACTCTCGCTCGCGGGGGGCGAGGCCGCAGTCCGCCAAGCCATCGGCCAGCGTCCGATATCGCCCGGCGATGAGCTCAAGGTGTCGTTTTTCGAAGGGTCGATCTCCGCTCCGCTCCGAGTGACTGAGACGCGCCCCTCCGGACTGGTGGTTGTCGACGAGAACACACAGCTGGACCTGTCAGACGGACCGGCACCGGCCGCGTCGGGCCGGCGGGTTCAGCCGGTTGCAGGGGAGCTGGTCGGTGGATACGATGAAACGATCCGGGAACTCAATCTGGCGGTGGTCGGCCCGCTTGTCGACCGGGAACGGGCAGACGCGCTCGACGGCACAGCCCGGGCTGGCGTCTTGCTCGTTGGTCCCAGCGGTGTCGGCAAGACACACCTGCTCGGGCACGCAGTCTGGCGGGCAAACGCGACGGTCCACTCCGTGGACGCGCGGACGTTCTCGCCGCAGGACCCCGACGCCGTACGTGACCGACTCCGCGAGGCTGGTGCAGCCGTCTCCGGACCCGGTCCCGGAATCGTCCACGTCGATGGGCTGGACGACTTCCTCGCGGATTCGGACGACAGCCCGGGAGCCACCTGCTTCCGTGAGTGGCTTCGGCAGTACGCCAAAGAGTCGAGTACGGTTGTCGTCGGAGAGGCTCGTGAGTTCGACGACCTGCCACCGTCGTTCCTACGCGGGGAGCTCCTCGCCCGAACAGTTAGGGTCGACCGGCCAACCGACGACGACCGGGGCGACATACTCTCGGTGCTGATGCGGAACACGCCAGTCGATCCGTCTGTCGATGTGGATGCCATCGGTCGGAGCGCGTTCGGCTACGTCGCTGCGGATCTGCTGTCGTTACGGTCCCGGGCGGTCGAAACTGCGATTGACCGGTCGGACGAACAACAGCCGGTGGTCAGTGAGACGGACTTCCGGACGGCACTGGAGGAAACGGAACCACAGCAGATGGCCGGGACTCGTCAGCAGGTGCCATCGACCTCGTTCGACGACATCGGCGGCCTTGAGACGGCAAAGCGGGAGCTCAGGCGGGCGGTCGAGTGGCCAATCCGATTCTCGGCGTCGTTTGAACGGCTTGGCATCGATCCGGTCGGCGGTGTGCTGCTGTACGGTCCTCCGGGAACCGGAAAGACGACGCTCGCACGGGCAGTCGCTTCGACGACCGAAGCGAACTTCATTTCGGTGAGTGGTCCGGAACTGATGAACAAGTACGTCGGGGAGAGCGAGCGAGCGGTCCGGCTGGTCTTCGAGCAGGCACGGGCTAGTGCTCCGACGGTGGTGTTTTTCGACGAGGTAGACAGTCTCGGGTCGGCACGCTCGACAGATGGAGACGGGTCGGCACCCGAGCGGGTCGTCTCACAACTTCTCACGGAAATGGACGGCATCCGGGGCAACGACGACGTGACGGTCATCGGCGCGACGAACCGACCCGACAAGCTCGACGACGCGCTCCTGCGACCGGGCCGTTTCGACCGTCTCGTCGAGGTTCCGGTCCCTGATGAGACCGAGCGGGCCGAGATATTCAGAGTCCACACGCGCGACCGGCCGGTCGAGAACCCGGACTGTGAGGCACTTGCGGCCCGAACGGAGGGGTACACCGGAAGCGACATCGCGGCTGTCGTCAGGGAGGCTGGACTGCTCGCGCTCGAAGAACACGTCGAGAACTCGTCCGGTTCCGACCGGGACCGCGAAGCACTCCTCCTGAGACGACATTTCGAGCGCGCGCTCGAAGTAGTCGAGCCATCACTTTCGGCGGGGGACCGGACCTACGACGGGTCGCTCGAACGCTAACGCGGTCACTCCAACGGCTGGTGAAGTCGCCGAACCGATGCGAAGACACCGAGGAATGCGGCGAACTCCAAGGCGAGCAACGACCAAAACGCGACTCCGAAACTCACCCCGAGCGACCGCAACGACGGGAGGAGAAACAGTCCGACGATGCCGACTACGACGGAAACGACGAGTCCAGCGGCTGCACGGGTATTCAATTGTTCGACTTCCACCTCGTCTTCTTCGTCCATCTATCTCATCCCGTCGTTCGTCGGTTAAAAAATGTTTTCAGTCGCCGATTCGGTCGACGCGCTGTCAGTCGGCGGCAGCTTCCTCAGCGGACGGGGTCGGTGCTGACTCGTCGCCCATGATGCCGCGGCTGCGGAGCAGGATGAAACCGAACCCGACCTTCGCGGTCACGTCGAGGATCATGAAGCCTAGCGTCTCGACGTAGAGGTTCACGACACCGGCACCCTCCGTCCCGATCAGCCAGAGGATGGGGTAGATTGCCCACGTCACCAGTATCAGGTTCCGGAGAATGTTGAACGTTCCCCGAGCGTCTTCGTCGAGGTCGGACGCCGCCTCGGTGAACACTGCGAACAGGAAGTACAGCAGGAGCACCATCGCGATGGTGCTGATGGTCCAGAAGGCGTACCGGGCGACGCCGTTACGCATCAACGTCGCGCCGAGGCCGGTGACGATCATGAACGCGTCGAGGCCGACGAGGGAGCCGATGTCACGGTTGCTGGCTCCCGCAAGCAACCCGATGTCGAGCAACAGCAGCGGTGTGGTAAACAGCCAATCTGCGTACCGGGCCCAGTAGACCTCGAGCACACCGCCGTTCGCTGCCGCGAATGAGTTGTACGCCTCGCCGACCGGCACCTCTGTCAAGCCGAACCCGAAGAACATCGATAGATACGATGCGGCTGCGATGCCGGGAATCAGGATGGTGATGATGTAGAACTCCTTCTGTCGGGGGTCCTGGACACCCCATCCTCGCACGATGAAGTACACCATCCCGAGAAGCATCAGTACCGTTCCGAGGGCCAGCCAAATGCCCTCGCCCTCAACTCCCAAACTGCCCGCTTGTAGTGGTGCTAGCATACAGCCAAATGTTGGGTTCTATCATAAAAATAGGAGTGCCTGACTGGTTGGGCTTCTCTCACCGTCGGACAGTAGCCGGGCACTAATCTCGTTGAATTATCCAGTAGATTGATTCGAGAACAGCACACATAACAGGATATGACGGACAACGGCTCAGCGGACGGAGAAGAGGCTGCGGCCGAGAGCGAGCAGTCGTCCGAAGCCAGCGAGGCCGAGATGACGGCCGAGGATGGTGCCACCGAGACGGTATCAGAAGCCGTCTTGGATATCGAATCAGTCGAAGAGCGTGAACAACGCATCGAAGAACTGCGTGGGACGATCGAGGAACAGGCTCAGCAGATCGACGAACTCGAGGATATGCTGCTGGACCTCTCAGCGCGCGTGGCGGACGGCGACGGTACTGGGGTGTGTCCCGACTGTCACGGTCCGGTAGTCAAACGTAACCCGTGGTTCCGCTCCGCGCGGGTCAAGTGTACTCAGTGTGGTCGGGTGTTCCACGAATACTAACCGGCCGTATCGTC
This genomic window contains:
- a CDS encoding AAA family ATPase gives rise to the protein MSYRTRAVVTVADAERPVGLAPDVSSSIGASAGDAVRVLDGTGGSTVRRAEIEPSLEPGTARLGVGLADQLEAGSGNVVLIESATPVAARAVELAPVPALSLAGGEAAVRQAIGQRPISPGDELKVSFFEGSISAPLRVTETRPSGLVVVDENTQLDLSDGPAPAASGRRVQPVAGELVGGYDETIRELNLAVVGPLVDRERADALDGTARAGVLLVGPSGVGKTHLLGHAVWRANATVHSVDARTFSPQDPDAVRDRLREAGAAVSGPGPGIVHVDGLDDFLADSDDSPGATCFREWLRQYAKESSTVVVGEAREFDDLPPSFLRGELLARTVRVDRPTDDDRGDILSVLMRNTPVDPSVDVDAIGRSAFGYVAADLLSLRSRAVETAIDRSDEQQPVVSETDFRTALEETEPQQMAGTRQQVPSTSFDDIGGLETAKRELRRAVEWPIRFSASFERLGIDPVGGVLLYGPPGTGKTTLARAVASTTEANFISVSGPELMNKYVGESERAVRLVFEQARASAPTVVFFDEVDSLGSARSTDGDGSAPERVVSQLLTEMDGIRGNDDVTVIGATNRPDKLDDALLRPGRFDRLVEVPVPDETERAEIFRVHTRDRPVENPDCEALAARTEGYTGSDIAAVVREAGLLALEEHVENSSGSDRDREALLLRRHFERALEVVEPSLSAGDRTYDGSLER
- a CDS encoding bacteriorhodopsin, translated to MLAPLQAGSLGVEGEGIWLALGTVLMLLGMVYFIVRGWGVQDPRQKEFYIITILIPGIAAASYLSMFFGFGLTEVPVGEAYNSFAAANGGVLEVYWARYADWLFTTPLLLLDIGLLAGASNRDIGSLVGLDAFMIVTGLGATLMRNGVARYAFWTISTIAMVLLLYFLFAVFTEAASDLDEDARGTFNILRNLILVTWAIYPILWLIGTEGAGVVNLYVETLGFMILDVTAKVGFGFILLRSRGIMGDESAPTPSAEEAAAD
- a CDS encoding mediator of RNA polymerase II transcription subunit 9; this encodes MTDNGSADGEEAAAESEQSSEASEAEMTAEDGATETVSEAVLDIESVEEREQRIEELRGTIEEQAQQIDELEDMLLDLSARVADGDGTGVCPDCHGPVVKRNPWFRSARVKCTQCGRVFHEY